The Microlunatus antarcticus genome window below encodes:
- the glgB gene encoding 1,4-alpha-glucan branching protein GlgB, with the protein MSHDPSGNLTGWDLSGFHEGHDTEAWRRLGAHETSVHDDERGDLAGTRFSVWAPNAQTVRLVGDFNHWNGEGHTMVLVPGSGVWALFVEGVGTGNLYKFEVLGADGVWRLKADPMAMFAEAAPHTASIVYKTQYAWGDDDWMWYRGEKKQHQEPMSIYEVHIGSWRKGLTYVELADQLVEYVTWQGYTHVEFLPVAQHPFEGSWGYHITGYYAPQSKFGSPDEFRYLIDKLHQAGVGVLVDWVPGHFATDPWALQRFDGTALYEHEDPKLGWHPDWGSYIFNFGRNEVKSFLVSNAYFWLHEYHIDGLRVDAVASMLYLDYSRKEGQWIPNKFGGNENLEAIELLRATNKHAYEREPGTMMIAEESTSFPGVTRPVDWGGLGFGFKWNMGWMNDSLRYYGREPLHRQYHHHEMTFAMAYAYSENFILPISHDEVVHGKGSMYERAPQDDWRKFATMRAFYAFMWSHPGKKLLFMGTEFGQKREFSEARSIDWWQSAEPGHHGVQRLVKDLNDVYRAHPALWKMDSDPSGFSWIDADDSGGNVFSFLRYDGDGQMIACLTNFSSEPRSDYRIGLPAVGVWKEILNTDSSVYDGTGEIGNLGQVVAVDVPSHGYDASARVTIPPLGAVWLSFQPEPTEEHADPAAVEAGTRAAAKAVSPAAAAEPGTAGGALTDAEQSGGRRTVRQVAPKTPKAPAEEIGPDGGLTTSLEGPDDPKA; encoded by the coding sequence ATGAGCCACGACCCGAGCGGCAACCTGACCGGATGGGACCTGAGCGGCTTCCACGAGGGCCACGACACCGAGGCCTGGCGCCGGCTCGGCGCCCACGAGACCTCGGTCCACGACGACGAGCGCGGTGACCTCGCGGGCACCCGCTTCTCGGTCTGGGCACCCAACGCGCAGACCGTGCGCCTGGTCGGCGACTTCAACCACTGGAACGGCGAGGGCCACACGATGGTCCTCGTGCCCGGTTCCGGGGTCTGGGCGCTGTTCGTCGAGGGCGTGGGCACCGGGAACCTCTACAAGTTCGAGGTGCTGGGCGCCGACGGCGTCTGGCGGCTCAAGGCCGACCCGATGGCCATGTTCGCCGAGGCCGCGCCGCACACCGCCTCCATCGTCTACAAGACCCAGTACGCCTGGGGCGACGACGACTGGATGTGGTACCGCGGGGAGAAGAAGCAGCACCAGGAGCCGATGAGCATCTACGAGGTGCACATCGGGTCGTGGCGCAAGGGCCTGACCTACGTGGAGCTCGCCGACCAGCTCGTCGAGTACGTGACGTGGCAGGGCTACACCCACGTCGAGTTCCTGCCCGTCGCGCAGCACCCGTTCGAGGGCTCGTGGGGCTACCACATCACCGGCTACTACGCCCCGCAGAGCAAGTTCGGGTCGCCCGACGAGTTCCGCTACCTGATCGACAAGCTGCACCAGGCCGGCGTCGGCGTGCTCGTCGACTGGGTGCCCGGGCACTTCGCCACCGACCCCTGGGCGCTGCAGCGCTTCGACGGCACCGCGCTCTACGAGCACGAGGACCCGAAGCTCGGCTGGCACCCCGACTGGGGCTCCTACATCTTCAACTTCGGCCGCAACGAGGTGAAGAGCTTTCTCGTCTCCAACGCCTACTTCTGGCTGCACGAGTACCACATCGACGGTCTGCGGGTCGACGCCGTCGCCTCGATGCTCTACCTGGACTACTCCCGCAAGGAGGGCCAGTGGATCCCGAACAAGTTCGGCGGGAACGAGAACCTCGAGGCCATCGAGCTGCTGCGCGCGACGAACAAGCACGCGTACGAGCGCGAGCCCGGCACGATGATGATCGCCGAGGAGTCGACGTCGTTCCCGGGCGTCACCCGGCCGGTCGACTGGGGCGGGCTGGGCTTCGGCTTCAAGTGGAACATGGGCTGGATGAACGACTCGCTGCGCTACTACGGCCGCGAGCCGCTCCACCGGCAGTACCACCACCACGAGATGACCTTCGCGATGGCGTACGCCTACTCGGAGAACTTCATCCTGCCGATCAGCCACGACGAGGTCGTGCACGGCAAGGGCTCGATGTACGAGCGCGCGCCGCAGGACGACTGGCGCAAGTTCGCCACGATGCGCGCCTTCTACGCCTTCATGTGGTCGCACCCGGGCAAGAAGCTGCTGTTCATGGGCACCGAGTTCGGGCAGAAGCGTGAGTTCTCCGAGGCCCGCAGCATCGACTGGTGGCAGAGCGCCGAGCCGGGCCACCACGGGGTGCAGCGCCTGGTCAAGGACCTGAACGACGTCTACCGCGCGCACCCGGCGCTGTGGAAGATGGACAGCGACCCGTCCGGCTTCTCCTGGATCGACGCCGACGACTCGGGCGGCAACGTCTTCTCGTTCCTGCGCTACGACGGCGACGGCCAGATGATCGCCTGCCTGACGAACTTCTCCTCCGAGCCCCGCTCGGACTACCGCATCGGGCTGCCCGCGGTCGGGGTGTGGAAGGAGATCCTCAACACCGACTCGAGCGTGTACGACGGCACCGGCGAGATCGGCAACCTCGGTCAGGTCGTCGCGGTCGACGTCCCGTCGCACGGCTACGACGCCTCGGCCCGGGTCACGATCCCGCCGCTGGGTGCGGTGTGGCTCAGCTTCCAGCCCGAGCCGACCGAGGAGCACGCCGACCCGGCGGCGGTGGAGGCCGGCACCCGCGCGGCGGCAAAAGCCGTCTCCCCGGCCGCGGCGGCCGAGCCCGGTACGGCCGGCGGCGCGCTGACCGACGCCGAGCAGAGCGGCGGTCGACGCACGGTCCGCCAGGTCGCCCCGAAGACCCCGAAGGCGCCCGCCGAGGAGATCGGGCCGGACGGCGGCCTCACGACCTCCCTCGAGGGCCCGGACGACCCAAAGGCCTGA
- a CDS encoding alpha-1,4-glucan--maltose-1-phosphate maltosyltransferase: MRRSADGPRLGAPVGRIPVTKVSPVVECGAYPAKASVGEAVPIRATVFREGHDAVNATVVLTGPDGTERTEPMQPTTPLGFDWWAATVVFDTEGPWTFRVEGWSDPWETWVHTAEIKIPAGIDVDLVCTEGKAIFAAAAARADADGAPGPAARLRGAGRALEPGQQVEDRLAVVLAPDVRAAMATYGPRELVSPSPDYPVFVDRREALFASWYEFFPRSQGATYDEESQTWTSGTFATSYERLEAAASMGFDVVYLPPIHPIGTAFRKGANNTLTPGPSDPGSPWAIGNVEGGHDAIHPDLGDFDDFDAFVAKARSLGLEVALDLALNASPDHPWVTSHPEWFAKRADGSIAYAENPPKKYQDIYNFNFDADREGIYAAWLDVVKLWMSHGVRIFRVDNPHTKPVSFWAWLFAEVRRTDPDVLFFAEAFTRPAMMHMLGKIGFHMSYSYFTWRNEKWELEEYLTELTTETDSFLRPNFFVNTPDINPFYLQTGGKTAFTIRAVLAATLSPLWGVYSGFELFESAPLGPGREEYLDSEKFEYRPRDWQAAADSGENLNLLLGRLNQIRREHPALQQLRDLHFHTAAHEQALVFSKRAAAAPGTGGTAAATGAAGVAGTDDDVVIVVCSLDPHEVVETEIVLDMEALGLSSRDVFLVHDELTGQTWRWGQRAFVRLTHDDPAHILTVVRYPSRTSA; the protein is encoded by the coding sequence GTGCGCCGGAGCGCTGACGGGCCGCGCCTGGGCGCGCCGGTCGGCCGCATCCCCGTGACCAAGGTGTCGCCCGTCGTCGAGTGCGGCGCCTACCCGGCCAAGGCCAGCGTCGGCGAGGCCGTGCCGATCCGGGCCACGGTGTTCCGCGAGGGCCACGACGCGGTGAACGCGACCGTCGTCCTGACCGGGCCCGACGGCACGGAACGTACCGAGCCGATGCAGCCGACGACCCCGCTCGGCTTCGACTGGTGGGCCGCGACCGTCGTCTTCGACACCGAAGGTCCCTGGACGTTCCGCGTCGAGGGCTGGAGCGACCCGTGGGAGACCTGGGTCCACACCGCCGAGATCAAGATCCCGGCCGGCATCGACGTCGACCTCGTCTGCACCGAGGGCAAGGCGATCTTCGCCGCGGCCGCCGCCCGGGCCGACGCCGACGGGGCCCCCGGTCCCGCCGCCCGCCTCCGCGGAGCCGGTCGGGCCCTGGAGCCCGGGCAGCAGGTGGAGGACCGGCTCGCGGTCGTCCTCGCGCCCGACGTCCGGGCCGCCATGGCCACGTACGGGCCGCGCGAGCTGGTCTCCCCCAGCCCCGACTACCCCGTCTTCGTCGACCGGCGCGAGGCGCTCTTCGCGTCCTGGTACGAGTTCTTCCCGCGCTCGCAGGGGGCGACGTACGACGAGGAGAGCCAGACCTGGACCTCCGGCACGTTCGCCACCTCGTACGAGCGCCTGGAGGCAGCCGCGTCGATGGGTTTCGACGTCGTCTACCTGCCGCCGATCCACCCGATCGGCACCGCGTTCCGCAAGGGCGCGAACAACACCTTGACCCCGGGCCCCTCCGACCCGGGCTCGCCGTGGGCGATCGGGAACGTCGAGGGCGGCCACGACGCCATCCACCCCGACCTCGGCGACTTCGACGACTTCGACGCGTTCGTCGCCAAGGCGCGCTCGCTCGGGCTCGAGGTCGCGCTCGACCTCGCCCTGAACGCCTCGCCGGACCACCCCTGGGTGACGTCCCACCCGGAGTGGTTCGCCAAGCGGGCCGACGGCTCGATCGCCTACGCGGAGAACCCGCCGAAGAAGTACCAGGACATCTACAACTTCAACTTCGACGCCGACCGCGAGGGCATCTACGCGGCCTGGCTGGACGTCGTGAAGCTGTGGATGAGTCACGGCGTCCGGATCTTCCGGGTCGACAACCCCCACACCAAGCCCGTGAGCTTCTGGGCCTGGCTCTTCGCCGAGGTGCGCCGCACCGACCCCGACGTCCTCTTCTTCGCCGAGGCGTTCACGCGGCCGGCGATGATGCACATGCTGGGCAAGATCGGCTTCCACATGTCGTACAGCTACTTCACGTGGCGCAACGAGAAGTGGGAGCTCGAGGAGTACCTCACGGAGCTGACGACCGAGACCGACAGCTTCCTGCGGCCCAACTTCTTCGTGAACACCCCGGACATCAACCCCTTCTACCTTCAGACCGGGGGCAAGACGGCCTTCACCATCCGGGCCGTGCTCGCCGCCACCCTGTCGCCGCTGTGGGGCGTCTACTCGGGCTTCGAGCTGTTCGAGAGCGCGCCGCTCGGGCCGGGCCGCGAGGAGTACCTGGACTCGGAGAAGTTCGAGTACCGGCCCCGCGACTGGCAGGCCGCGGCCGACAGCGGGGAGAACCTCAACCTGCTGCTCGGCCGCCTCAACCAGATCCGGCGCGAGCACCCCGCGCTGCAGCAGCTGCGCGACCTCCACTTCCACACCGCGGCCCACGAGCAGGCGCTGGTCTTCTCGAAGCGGGCCGCCGCGGCACCGGGGACCGGCGGTACGGCTGCAGCGACGGGAGCGGCCGGCGTGGCCGGCACCGACGACGACGTCGTCATCGTGGTCTGCAGCCTCGACCCGCACGAGGTCGTCGAGACCGAGATCGTGCTCGACATGGAGGCGCTCGGGCTCTCCAGCCGCGACGTGTTCCTGGTGCACGACGAGCTGACCGGGCAGACCTGGCGCTGGGGGCAGCGGGCGTTCGTCCGGCTGACCCACGACGACCCGGCCCACATCCTCACCGTCGTCCGCTACCCCAGCCGGACCTCCGCGTGA
- a CDS encoding tetratricopeptide repeat protein, which yields MSSSSFSRPGAIDLSQLAARAKAAAAGPTPGAPGPAAPAGGPSYVLESSEQTFENDAIRPSTQHPVVVELYSPRVATGAQLSEALAAVANASEGRFLLVRLDVDTAPGIVQALQLQAVPTVLAIISGQAVPLFQGVLPRDQVQQAVDQVLKTALANGMVGRAQPVAPGSAAAGGDPVDDGQPDPRFAAADEALAAGDFARARDEFDLLLKANPNDSEAALGKAQAGLFARASVLDPQTTLTRAADTTDVQAQLDAADLDLVSGEVEAAFERLLAVVRRGGADRDTARVRLLELFETVGPSDPRVLAARRGLMSALF from the coding sequence ATGAGCTCGTCCAGCTTCAGTCGTCCCGGAGCCATCGACCTGTCCCAGCTGGCGGCGCGCGCCAAGGCCGCCGCCGCCGGCCCGACCCCCGGAGCGCCTGGTCCGGCCGCGCCGGCCGGCGGTCCGTCGTACGTCCTCGAGTCGAGCGAGCAGACCTTCGAGAACGACGCCATCCGCCCGTCGACCCAGCACCCCGTCGTCGTCGAGCTCTACTCGCCGCGGGTCGCGACGGGTGCCCAGCTCTCCGAGGCCCTCGCCGCGGTCGCCAACGCGTCGGAGGGCCGCTTCCTGCTCGTCCGCCTCGACGTGGACACCGCGCCCGGCATCGTGCAGGCGCTCCAGCTCCAGGCCGTGCCCACGGTGCTGGCGATCATCTCCGGCCAGGCCGTGCCCCTGTTCCAGGGCGTGCTGCCGCGCGACCAGGTGCAGCAGGCCGTCGACCAGGTCCTGAAGACCGCGCTCGCCAACGGCATGGTCGGGCGGGCGCAGCCCGTGGCGCCGGGCTCGGCCGCCGCCGGGGGTGACCCGGTCGACGACGGACAGCCCGACCCGCGGTTCGCCGCGGCCGACGAGGCGCTCGCCGCGGGCGACTTCGCCCGGGCGCGCGACGAGTTCGACCTCCTCCTCAAGGCCAACCCGAACGACAGCGAGGCCGCGCTGGGCAAGGCGCAGGCCGGGCTGTTCGCCCGGGCGTCCGTGCTCGACCCGCAGACGACGCTGACCCGCGCCGCGGACACCACCGACGTGCAGGCCCAGCTCGACGCCGCCGACCTCGACCTGGTCAGCGGCGAGGTCGAGGCGGCGTTCGAGCGCCTGCTCGCCGTGGTGCGTCGGGGTGGTGCCGACCGCGACACCGCCCGCGTACGGCTCCTCGAGCTCTTCGAGACCGTCGGCCCGTCCGACCCGCGGGTGCTCGCCGCCCGCCGCGGCCTCATGTCGGCCCTCTTCTGA
- a CDS encoding phosphotransferase produces MTDAATGLPPEAAASLMRVVTGSRWFAGKGRRAELRSFTPLPWLNDPAAPTSAEAGADEVPRVRLAVIEVAYPDEHAVEHYQLALAHRHDRVPDGVAAAAAELYVDEGSVVYDATQDVAGARVLLQALLASEEVTSEVGRVRFDLRDAAAITPDLEPQVFRGQQSNTSVMFGDVAMLKLFRRLELGRNLDIQVHAALNDAGMTDVARLFGSVEATWTAPDGEVLGADLAMCVEKLADAVDGWDLALASLEAETRGAAREVPSSDDGFAAHAAALGRALAEVHTALRTAFGTTGQPGSTVASVMTQRLATAAAIAPALRPYADGLTERFAALEGTELDAQRVHGDFHLGQTLHTPSGWKIIDFEGEPAKTLAERVAPDSVWRDVAGMMRSFDYAAASVPGDAAGAWRDGCREAFLAGYTDGRGLGADDAGLLAAYEADKAVYEVVYETRNRPDWVGIPLGAVAVLAAAPPDPTGSPASDPRTNDGSKPEELA; encoded by the coding sequence GTGACGGACGCCGCGACCGGCCTGCCCCCCGAGGCGGCCGCGTCGCTGATGCGCGTGGTGACGGGATCCCGCTGGTTCGCCGGCAAGGGCCGCCGGGCGGAGCTGCGCTCGTTCACGCCGCTGCCCTGGCTCAACGACCCAGCGGCTCCGACGTCGGCGGAGGCGGGCGCCGACGAGGTGCCGCGCGTCCGGCTCGCGGTGATCGAGGTGGCCTACCCCGACGAGCACGCGGTCGAGCACTACCAGCTGGCCCTGGCGCACCGCCACGACCGGGTGCCGGACGGGGTGGCCGCCGCCGCGGCCGAGCTCTACGTCGACGAGGGGTCCGTGGTCTACGACGCGACCCAGGACGTCGCGGGCGCCCGGGTCCTGCTGCAGGCGCTGCTCGCCTCCGAGGAGGTCACCTCCGAGGTCGGGCGGGTCCGCTTCGACCTGCGGGACGCGGCGGCCATCACCCCCGACCTCGAGCCGCAGGTCTTCCGCGGCCAGCAGAGCAACACGTCGGTCATGTTCGGCGACGTGGCCATGCTCAAGCTCTTCCGCCGCCTCGAGCTCGGCCGCAACCTCGACATCCAGGTGCACGCCGCGCTCAACGACGCCGGCATGACCGACGTCGCGCGCCTCTTCGGCTCCGTCGAGGCGACCTGGACCGCGCCGGACGGCGAGGTGCTGGGCGCCGACCTGGCCATGTGCGTGGAGAAGCTGGCCGACGCGGTCGACGGCTGGGACCTCGCGCTGGCCTCGCTGGAGGCCGAGACGCGCGGCGCCGCCCGTGAGGTCCCGTCGTCGGACGACGGGTTCGCCGCGCACGCCGCCGCCCTCGGCCGGGCGCTGGCCGAGGTCCACACGGCGCTGCGGACCGCGTTCGGGACCACCGGGCAGCCCGGCTCGACCGTGGCCTCGGTCATGACGCAGCGCCTCGCGACGGCAGCGGCGATCGCCCCGGCCCTCCGCCCGTACGCCGACGGCCTCACGGAGCGCTTCGCCGCGCTCGAGGGCACCGAGCTCGACGCCCAGCGCGTGCACGGCGACTTCCACCTCGGTCAGACCCTGCACACGCCGTCGGGCTGGAAGATCATCGACTTCGAGGGCGAGCCGGCCAAGACCCTGGCCGAGCGGGTCGCCCCGGACTCGGTCTGGCGCGACGTCGCCGGGATGATGCGGTCCTTCGACTACGCCGCGGCCAGCGTGCCCGGCGACGCGGCGGGCGCCTGGCGCGACGGGTGCCGCGAGGCGTTCCTCGCGGGCTACACCGACGGACGCGGCCTCGGCGCCGACGACGCCGGGCTGCTGGCCGCGTACGAGGCGGACAAGGCGGTGTACGAGGTCGTCTACGAGACCCGCAACCGGCCGGACTGGGTGGGCATCCCGCTCGGCGCCGTCGCGGTCCTGGCCGCCGCCCCACCGGACCCGACGGGCTCGCCCGCGTCCGACCCCCGAACCAACGACGGATCAAAACCGGAGGAGCTCGCATGA
- the glgP gene encoding alpha-glucan family phosphorylase, with the protein MRAIRRFTVRPVLPEVLKPLGDLARNLRWCWNTDTQDLFRSVDPDLWESSGHDPVKLLSDVSVERLDTLSSDKRFLKNLRVVQADLADYTSGDLWYAGFAAEHPEAPAGIAYFSPEFGITEVLPQYSGGLGILAGDHLKTASDLGVPIIGVGLLYRQGYFRQSLNAAGWQQETYPLLDPNALPLTLLHNDDGSPVTVEVDLGGGRVLAAQVWLAAVGRVPLLLLDSDVERNAGPERETTDRLYGGGTEHRLAQETLLGIGGVRAVRAYCKITGTPVPEVYHTNEGHAGFQGLERIREQVVAGVDFDTALETARAGTVFTTHTPVPAGIDRFPVDLVRHQFADFGLPLERVMALGSEDYDGGDHGVFNMAVMGFRLGQRANGVSLLHGEVSRDMFQGLWRSFDTSEVPITSITNGVHHLTWVHRDLLALLEAPTGSTSDSVIDGYDWNGLVDVDDKTIWNLKRTMRTELIAFTRKRLAESSAHRGLSTDWVSGVLDPDTITFGFARRVPSYKRLTLMLREPERLKALLTSKKRPIQIVIAGKSHPADEGGKALIQQMVQFADEHDVRNRIVFLPDYDIGMAKPLYPGCDVWMNNPLRPYEACGTSGMKAALNGAANLSILDGWWDEWYDPAFGWEIPSAEGVEGDQRDDLEAKSLYEIIENEIVPRFYDRDSHGYPKRWIQMIRETVAGLGPKVLASRMVRDYVTHLYTPSAASSRSLAAETGGPEALAEWKRKVRDAWGDVVVDHVQSLDGDQVEVGTGIHVSALVRLGSLDPSDVEVQLVTGRVGSDDQLREPRITPFPEGADVDGGLRRYEGTVQARRAGSIGYTVRVVPHHPLLVSTAEMGLAAVPSGLSSPPSA; encoded by the coding sequence GTGCGTGCCATCCGACGTTTCACCGTCCGCCCCGTGCTCCCCGAGGTCCTCAAGCCTCTCGGCGACCTCGCGCGCAACCTGCGCTGGTGCTGGAACACCGACACCCAGGACCTCTTCCGCTCCGTGGACCCGGACCTGTGGGAGTCGAGCGGGCACGACCCGGTCAAGCTGCTGTCCGACGTCTCCGTCGAGCGGCTGGACACGCTGAGCTCGGACAAGCGGTTCCTCAAGAACCTGCGCGTCGTCCAGGCCGACCTCGCCGACTACACCAGCGGCGACCTCTGGTACGCGGGCTTCGCGGCCGAGCACCCCGAGGCACCCGCGGGCATCGCGTACTTCTCCCCGGAGTTCGGCATCACCGAGGTGCTGCCGCAGTACTCCGGCGGCCTCGGGATCCTGGCCGGGGACCACCTCAAGACCGCGTCCGACCTCGGCGTCCCGATCATCGGCGTCGGGCTGCTCTACCGGCAGGGCTACTTCCGCCAGTCGCTGAACGCCGCCGGCTGGCAGCAGGAGACGTACCCGCTGCTCGACCCGAACGCGCTGCCCCTGACGCTGCTGCACAACGACGACGGCAGCCCGGTCACCGTCGAGGTGGACCTCGGCGGCGGCCGCGTGCTGGCCGCGCAGGTCTGGCTGGCGGCTGTCGGCCGTGTCCCGCTGCTGCTGCTGGATTCCGACGTCGAGCGCAACGCCGGACCCGAGCGCGAGACCACCGACCGGCTGTACGGCGGCGGCACCGAGCACCGCCTCGCGCAGGAGACGCTGCTGGGCATCGGGGGCGTCCGCGCCGTCCGCGCGTACTGCAAGATCACCGGCACGCCGGTGCCGGAGGTGTACCACACCAACGAGGGCCACGCCGGCTTCCAGGGCCTGGAGCGGATCCGTGAGCAGGTCGTCGCCGGCGTCGACTTCGACACCGCGCTCGAGACCGCGCGGGCCGGCACCGTCTTCACCACGCACACCCCCGTCCCTGCCGGCATCGACCGCTTCCCGGTCGACCTGGTCCGCCACCAGTTCGCCGACTTCGGCCTGCCGCTCGAGCGCGTCATGGCGCTCGGCTCGGAGGACTACGACGGCGGCGACCACGGCGTGTTCAACATGGCGGTCATGGGCTTCCGGCTCGGGCAGCGCGCCAACGGCGTCTCGCTGCTGCACGGCGAGGTGTCGCGCGACATGTTCCAGGGGCTGTGGCGCAGCTTCGACACCAGCGAGGTGCCGATCACCTCGATCACCAACGGCGTGCACCACCTCACCTGGGTGCACCGCGACCTGCTCGCCCTGCTCGAGGCCCCCACGGGCAGCACGAGCGACAGCGTGATCGACGGCTACGACTGGAACGGCCTCGTCGACGTCGACGACAAGACCATCTGGAACCTCAAGCGCACGATGCGTACCGAGCTGATCGCGTTCACGCGCAAGCGGCTCGCCGAGAGCAGCGCGCACCGCGGCCTGTCGACCGACTGGGTCTCGGGCGTCCTCGACCCCGACACCATCACGTTCGGCTTCGCCCGGCGCGTGCCGTCGTACAAGCGCCTCACCCTGATGCTGCGCGAGCCCGAGCGGCTCAAGGCGCTGCTGACGTCGAAGAAGCGCCCGATCCAGATCGTCATCGCCGGCAAGTCGCACCCCGCCGACGAGGGCGGCAAGGCGCTGATCCAGCAGATGGTGCAGTTCGCGGACGAGCACGACGTCCGCAACCGGATCGTCTTCCTGCCCGACTACGACATCGGCATGGCCAAGCCGCTCTACCCCGGCTGCGACGTCTGGATGAACAACCCGCTGCGCCCGTACGAGGCGTGCGGCACGTCGGGCATGAAGGCCGCCCTCAACGGCGCGGCCAACCTGTCGATCCTCGACGGGTGGTGGGACGAGTGGTACGACCCGGCGTTCGGCTGGGAGATCCCCTCGGCCGAGGGCGTCGAGGGCGACCAGCGCGACGACCTCGAGGCCAAGTCGCTCTACGAGATCATCGAGAACGAGATCGTCCCGCGCTTCTACGACCGCGACTCGCACGGCTACCCCAAGCGCTGGATCCAGATGATCCGCGAGACGGTGGCCGGCCTCGGGCCGAAGGTCCTCGCCTCCCGCATGGTCCGCGACTACGTGACGCACCTCTACACCCCGTCGGCGGCGTCGAGCCGGTCGCTCGCCGCCGAGACCGGCGGTCCCGAGGCCCTGGCCGAGTGGAAGCGCAAGGTCCGCGACGCCTGGGGCGACGTGGTCGTCGACCACGTGCAGTCGCTCGACGGCGACCAGGTCGAGGTCGGCACCGGCATCCACGTCAGCGCGCTCGTCCGGCTCGGCTCGCTCGACCCGTCCGACGTCGAGGTGCAGCTCGTGACCGGCCGGGTCGGTTCCGACGACCAGCTCCGCGAGCCGCGCATCACGCCCTTCCCGGAGGGTGCTGACGTCGATGGCGGCCTGCGCCGCTACGAGGGCACCGTCCAGGCCCGCCGCGCGGGCTCGATCGGCTACACGGTCCGCGTCGTCCCGCACCACCCGCTGCTCGTCAGCACGGCGGAGATGGGCCTCGCCGCGGTTCCGAGCGGCCTGTCCTCGCCCCCGTCCGCGTAA